Proteins encoded in a region of the Tubulanus polymorphus chromosome 10, tnTubPoly1.2, whole genome shotgun sequence genome:
- the LOC141911965 gene encoding L-xylulose reductase-like yields the protein MEINFSGKRALVTGAGKGIGRQCVKTLLECGAHVVALTRTQTDLDTLKREHPSIETVCVDLLDWNKTREAVLKVLPIDLLVNNAGICEIVPFLSTTEACMDRTLGVNLKGYVNVAQVVAQSMIERKCPGTIVNVSSILGSIVWDNYGAYCMSKGAVDQLTRSMALELGQHGIRTNAVCPTVVATPMCFNYWAQFPKETEYERVHSVEHCPLSKYAEVQDVVNQIVHLLSNRSTMVNGTMIRVDGGHCVW from the exons ATGGAAATCAACTTCAGCGGAAAGCGAGCGCTGGTCACTGGCGCTGGTAAAG GTATCGGAAGACAGTGCGTCAAAACGTTGCTGGAATGCGGGGCCCACGTGGTCGCTCTGACCCGAACACAAACCGATCTCGATACTCTAAAACGAGAG cACCCCTCAATCGAGACGGTTTGCGTTGATTTATTGGACTGGAATAAAACCAGAGAAGCCGTGCTGAAAGTCTTACCCATTGATTTATTGGTGAATAATGCCGGAATATGTGAAATAGTCCCTTTTCTCAGTACTACCGAGGCTTGTATGGACAG GACTCTTGGTGTCAATTTGAAAGGTTACGTGAACGTAGCTCAG gTGGTAGCGCAGTCGATGATAGAACGCAAGTGCCCGGGTACTATAGTAAACGTATCCTCGATACTCGGTTCGATCGTCTGGGATAACTACGGAGCTTATTGCATGAGTAAAGGCGCTGTAGACCAGCTGACTAGAAGTATGGCATTAGAACTAGGTCAACACGGG ATACGAACAAACGCTGTTTGTCCAACTGTCGTAGCTACACCAATGTGCTTCAATTACTGGGCGCAATTTCCCAAAGAAACCGAATATGAACGAGTTCATTCCGTCGAACATTGTCCGTTAAGTAAATATGCAG AAGTACAGGACGTTGTCAATCAAATAGTCCATCTACTCAGTAACAGATCTACAATGGTTAACGGTACAATGATCAGAGTTGATGGAGGTCATTGCGTTTGGTAG
- the LOC141912027 gene encoding uncharacterized protein LOC141912027 isoform X1: MTTPLVILSPNDLALEQQERSQQQATVVNITEAEWSVATQIGLEMTMIFAWILAFFGNLLVIAVVVRHEGMRTRTNIFIANLAIADFLVSVLNMPFSFVTVITRRWVFGSVMCQINGFAMLFFFCVSVHTLMYISVHKYVTITHPFSERHKMTYAKVGVMIAATYVISGILCVLTNFVLNHVLYKRNTSQCGPAYPNNPQTYVHTAIISAFTYIIPLIIMIVAYIRIFIEIRAYSKRLTVHSNMDRHCILTRQKRATVTLVIVMCVFLLCWTPYFFYANYSTALVSRGKKVPPFLNPICYWFGYINSACNPIIYGLRSPSFREGYKRIFCFSKKIVISTDASSIKRDSLVALLRRLSKDSAVAGDNSVMNRLSVIVQGMQKITKKDAAIASLMIAGATNERGRKHGTVVTPTDSSNIVNKIGDDLPIVYTKNGKIVKIQHRKISRNVANNQRRSSEGDAVTPPIEGSTGRSPNADVSHSKGFSYPDLMCDRVVEEKDENLAFNETSTSTRQLMPSNTIVTVESTNVVAKTTTVVMRNNDWNDRERSPTGHHQQLRNKKKCFRSVSETRYDHKPSVKRLPKISVNFLDADIDRIDRLWRISARELEEIRCDMDDTGEYLMNSFPSLEHLDCSNTSRLLLMKSRSDSYLEGSYQNGNETPPGACDRKHNRPSKLSDCLKEADTTNSVICV, from the exons ATGACGACGCCACTCGTCATTCTCTCGCCGAACGACCTTGCGCTCGAGCAGCAGGAGAGGTCACAGCAGCAGGCTACTGTTGTCAATATTACCGAAGCCGAATGGAGTGTAGCGACCCAGATAGGTTTAGAAATGACTATGATATTCGCTTGGATTCTGGCGTTTTTCGGCAATCTTTTGGTCATCGCCGTCGTCGTTAGGCACGAAGGAATGCGAACTAGAACGAATATATTCATCGCTAATCTGGCGATAGCCGACTTTCTCGTCTCCGTATTAAACATGCCGTTCTCTTTCGTAACCGTGATCACCCGACGCTGGGTGTTCGGCAGCGTGATGTGTCAGATAAACGGATTCGCCATGTTGTTCTTTTTCTGCGTGTCCGTGCACACGTTGATGTACATCAGCGTGCACAAATACGTCACTATCACGCATCCGTTCAGCGAACGCCACAAAATGACGTACGCGAAAGTCGGCGTCATGATCGCCGCTACGTACGTCATTTCCGGTATTTTATGCGTGCTGACGAATTTCGTGTTGAATCACGTGCTGTATAAACGTAATACGTCACAATGCGGTCCGGCGTATCCGAACAACCCTCAAACGTACGTCCACACCGCCATTATTTCGGCATTCACGTATATCATACCGTTGATTATTATGATCGTAGCCTATATTCgtattttcatcgaaatccGCGCCTACTCAAAACGTCTCACCGTTCACTCTAACATGGACCGCCATTGTATTCTAACTCGCCAAAAGAGGGCGACAGTGACGCTCGTAATCGTTATGTGCGTGTTTCTGCTTTGTTGGACGCCCTACTTCTTTTATGCAAATTATTCGACTGCTCTTGTGTCACGTGGTAAAAAGGTGCCGCCTTTTTTGAATCCGATC TGCTATTGGTTCGGTTACATAAACAGCGCGTGTAATCCTATTATTTATGGTTTAAGAAGTCCATCTTTTCGCGAAGGTTACAAACGAATATTCTGCTTCAGCAAGAAGATTGTTATCAGCACAGATG CCTCGTCTATCAAACGGGATTCCTTGGTCGCCCTCTTGCGGCGTCTCAGTAAAG ATTCCGCAGTCGCTGGTGACAATAGCGTCATGAATCGATTAAGCGTGATCGTGCAAGGCATGCAGAAAATCACCAAAAAAGACGCCGCTATCGCTAGTCTTATGATAGCCGGCGCCACGAATGAACGAGGGCGCAAACACGGTACGGTTGTGACCCCTACCGACTCGAGCAACATTGTGAACAAGATCGGCGACGATTTGCCGATAGTTTACACGAAAAACGGTAAAATCGTTAAAATTCAACATCGCAAAATATCGCGTAACGTCGCAAACAATCAACGACGGAGTAGTGAAGGCGATGCTGTCACCCCGCCGATAGAGGGCAGCACCGGTCGATCGCCAAACGCAGACGTCAGTCACTCGAAAGGTTTCAGTTACCCGGATCTAATGTGCGATCGCGTCGTGGAAGAGAAAGACGAGAATCTCGCGTTTAACGAGACTTCCACGAGTACACGACAGCTAATGCCGTCGAATACGATCGTGACCGTAGAATCGACGAATGTCGTCGCCAAAACGACGACTGTCGTCATGCGCAATAACGACTGGAACGACCGGGAACGATCGCCAACCGGGCATCATCAGCAACTacgaaataagaaaaaatgttTCCGTTCCGTCTCTGAAACGCGTTACGATCACAAACCGAGTGTGAAAAGGTTACCAAAAATTAGCGTGAACTTCTTAGACGCAGACATTGATCGAATCGACCGTTTGTGGCGCATCAGTGCACGCGAGCTGGAGGAAATACGTTGTGATATGGATGATACGGgtgaatatttaatgaattcgTTCCCGTCTTTAGAACATTTAGACTGCAGCAATACGTCACGATTGTTGTTGATGAAATCGAGAAGCGATTCGTATCTGGAGGGCAGTTATCAAAATGGCAATGAAACGCCACCTGGCGCATGTGATAGAAAACACAACCGGCCGTCGAAATTGTCGGATTGTTTGAAAGAAGCGGATACTACTAATAGTGTCATCTGTGTGTGA
- the LOC141912027 gene encoding uncharacterized protein LOC141912027 isoform X2, protein MTTPLVILSPNDLALEQQERSQQQATVVNITEAEWSVATQIGLEMTMIFAWILAFFGNLLVIAVVVRHEGMRTRTNIFIANLAIADFLVSVLNMPFSFVTVITRRWVFGSVMCQINGFAMLFFFCVSVHTLMYISVHKYVTITHPFSERHKMTYAKVGVMIAATYVISGILCVLTNFVLNHVLYKRNTSQCGPAYPNNPQTYVHTAIISAFTYIIPLIIMIVAYIRIFIEIRAYSKRLTVHSNMDRHCILTRQKRATVTLVIVMCVFLLCWTPYFFYANYSTALVSRGKKVPPFLNPICYWFGYINSACNPIIYGLRSPSFREGYKRIFCFSKKIVISTDDSAVAGDNSVMNRLSVIVQGMQKITKKDAAIASLMIAGATNERGRKHGTVVTPTDSSNIVNKIGDDLPIVYTKNGKIVKIQHRKISRNVANNQRRSSEGDAVTPPIEGSTGRSPNADVSHSKGFSYPDLMCDRVVEEKDENLAFNETSTSTRQLMPSNTIVTVESTNVVAKTTTVVMRNNDWNDRERSPTGHHQQLRNKKKCFRSVSETRYDHKPSVKRLPKISVNFLDADIDRIDRLWRISARELEEIRCDMDDTGEYLMNSFPSLEHLDCSNTSRLLLMKSRSDSYLEGSYQNGNETPPGACDRKHNRPSKLSDCLKEADTTNSVICV, encoded by the exons ATGACGACGCCACTCGTCATTCTCTCGCCGAACGACCTTGCGCTCGAGCAGCAGGAGAGGTCACAGCAGCAGGCTACTGTTGTCAATATTACCGAAGCCGAATGGAGTGTAGCGACCCAGATAGGTTTAGAAATGACTATGATATTCGCTTGGATTCTGGCGTTTTTCGGCAATCTTTTGGTCATCGCCGTCGTCGTTAGGCACGAAGGAATGCGAACTAGAACGAATATATTCATCGCTAATCTGGCGATAGCCGACTTTCTCGTCTCCGTATTAAACATGCCGTTCTCTTTCGTAACCGTGATCACCCGACGCTGGGTGTTCGGCAGCGTGATGTGTCAGATAAACGGATTCGCCATGTTGTTCTTTTTCTGCGTGTCCGTGCACACGTTGATGTACATCAGCGTGCACAAATACGTCACTATCACGCATCCGTTCAGCGAACGCCACAAAATGACGTACGCGAAAGTCGGCGTCATGATCGCCGCTACGTACGTCATTTCCGGTATTTTATGCGTGCTGACGAATTTCGTGTTGAATCACGTGCTGTATAAACGTAATACGTCACAATGCGGTCCGGCGTATCCGAACAACCCTCAAACGTACGTCCACACCGCCATTATTTCGGCATTCACGTATATCATACCGTTGATTATTATGATCGTAGCCTATATTCgtattttcatcgaaatccGCGCCTACTCAAAACGTCTCACCGTTCACTCTAACATGGACCGCCATTGTATTCTAACTCGCCAAAAGAGGGCGACAGTGACGCTCGTAATCGTTATGTGCGTGTTTCTGCTTTGTTGGACGCCCTACTTCTTTTATGCAAATTATTCGACTGCTCTTGTGTCACGTGGTAAAAAGGTGCCGCCTTTTTTGAATCCGATC TGCTATTGGTTCGGTTACATAAACAGCGCGTGTAATCCTATTATTTATGGTTTAAGAAGTCCATCTTTTCGCGAAGGTTACAAACGAATATTCTGCTTCAGCAAGAAGATTGTTATCAGCACAGATG ATTCCGCAGTCGCTGGTGACAATAGCGTCATGAATCGATTAAGCGTGATCGTGCAAGGCATGCAGAAAATCACCAAAAAAGACGCCGCTATCGCTAGTCTTATGATAGCCGGCGCCACGAATGAACGAGGGCGCAAACACGGTACGGTTGTGACCCCTACCGACTCGAGCAACATTGTGAACAAGATCGGCGACGATTTGCCGATAGTTTACACGAAAAACGGTAAAATCGTTAAAATTCAACATCGCAAAATATCGCGTAACGTCGCAAACAATCAACGACGGAGTAGTGAAGGCGATGCTGTCACCCCGCCGATAGAGGGCAGCACCGGTCGATCGCCAAACGCAGACGTCAGTCACTCGAAAGGTTTCAGTTACCCGGATCTAATGTGCGATCGCGTCGTGGAAGAGAAAGACGAGAATCTCGCGTTTAACGAGACTTCCACGAGTACACGACAGCTAATGCCGTCGAATACGATCGTGACCGTAGAATCGACGAATGTCGTCGCCAAAACGACGACTGTCGTCATGCGCAATAACGACTGGAACGACCGGGAACGATCGCCAACCGGGCATCATCAGCAACTacgaaataagaaaaaatgttTCCGTTCCGTCTCTGAAACGCGTTACGATCACAAACCGAGTGTGAAAAGGTTACCAAAAATTAGCGTGAACTTCTTAGACGCAGACATTGATCGAATCGACCGTTTGTGGCGCATCAGTGCACGCGAGCTGGAGGAAATACGTTGTGATATGGATGATACGGgtgaatatttaatgaattcgTTCCCGTCTTTAGAACATTTAGACTGCAGCAATACGTCACGATTGTTGTTGATGAAATCGAGAAGCGATTCGTATCTGGAGGGCAGTTATCAAAATGGCAATGAAACGCCACCTGGCGCATGTGATAGAAAACACAACCGGCCGTCGAAATTGTCGGATTGTTTGAAAGAAGCGGATACTACTAATAGTGTCATCTGTGTGTGA